A part of Apostichopus japonicus isolate 1M-3 chromosome 10, ASM3797524v1, whole genome shotgun sequence genomic DNA contains:
- the LOC139975319 gene encoding cohesin subunit SA-2-like isoform X1 — MQAEQTEEDPNVDAASRKRLASTDSSVIQPAKRGRRRKNKELEHELAQEPVTLFEIIRLGRVSVQSVVDDWIESYKANREEALINLVNFIIHSSGCKGTVTLEMYSQMEHSDIIRKMTEEFDEESGDYPLIMAGPIYKKFRSNFCEFVTLLVRQCQYSILYDQFMVDNLISMLTGLSDSQVRAFRHTSTLAAMKLMTALVNVALNLSVNLDNTQRQHDAERAKQTSKRASERIEMLLAKRQEILENTEEVQQMMNNIFRGIFVHRYRDTQPEIRAICMGEIGLWMKNYSEMFLSDSYLKYVGWTLHDKMGEVRLKCLEDLEGLYCTPELVAKLELFTNRFKDRIVSMTLDKETDVAVRAIKVCTLVLKFNEDILTAEDCENVYQLVYASSRAVAQAAGDFLNERLFKREETEADKIKRTKRRSLNSPLIRDLVQFFIESELHEHAAYLVDALWDVNDMVKDWDCMTELLLEEPGRGEEALDDRQETALIEIMVSAVRQAAKGHPPVGRGHSKRLLTSKEKKQVVDDRVRLTEHFVVKIPELLSKYNTDYEKVANLLEIPQHFHVEVYTTSRLEKHLDALLLQMRDIVEKHTETEVLDACAKTYECLMGNQYSTTPRTEVARNTLIDNLCEKLKRSCAFFQHSGNPTEEEVYALSSSMKRIVAFYSCHDMTAWEIWGLLFALVKRTGERGVLPDVIFGHAIACCHYANMWMLTRLDETEPDQNEMGKLHHFVGELIRTCSTLLLDSSNIIREESFTTICDLLVAFSPQLNKKPPLAGLIVDPSENLQGMLADFIQEHVFIEDDDEEDEEDADDSHKIEILHKRRNLLASFCKLIVFNIIEMKNASGIFKHYMKFYNDYGDIIKTTLAKSREINKISCARTLGLSLTQLYKEMKNDEGFDESRTAAQLNAIKELGRRFSLTFGLDQLKTRDAVAALHREGIQFSLTPIEDPANPGGPPPNLGYLEILTEFSSKLLKLDKKTVLQYLDKSTDSMLDNEGEAWSPLLTYRSSLLQGDTLSERSMPISEASKDSRKTRKKRGGLKRKFAMQGADGQWVAKDQPEEGEPSKKFREEDASSTQGSEREFEEASQVSWLNSQRKKRKAPPESYGSRKSVRLSKTRPPPQEEEEESEEDHEEQEFEGEGEAIQALTSQYSSTPLETHGSVPIFSQGKGKSLLKNGAGDRIRPLDFWEDEKEGSPSSPRKRRNMRRQRGRPSKLPSFKDSESPVINEASSDEEMQMAAF, encoded by the exons ATGCA AGCCGAGCAAACCGAGGAAGACCCAAACGTGGATGCAGCGAGTCGTAAGCGTCTGGCAAGCACAGACAGCAGTGTTATTCAG CCTGCTAAACGAGGTAGGAGGAGAAAGAACAAGGAACTCGAGCATGAATTGGCTCAGGAACCGGTGACCTTGTTTGAGATCATTCGTCTCGGTCGAGTATCTGTTCAG AGTGTCGTTGACGATTGGATCGAGTCCTACAAGGCGAATCGGGAAGAAGCCCTCATCAACCTGGTTAACTTCATCATCCATAGCTCGGGATGTAAGGGCACCGTTACCTTGGAGATGTACTCGCAGATGGAACATAGCGACATCATCAGGAAGATGACAGAGGAATTTGATGAG GAGAGTGGAGACTATCCTCTCATCATGGCTGGTCCCATCTACAAGAAATTCCGTTCAAATTTCTGCGAGTTTGTGACTCTCCTCGTGAGGCAATGCCAGTACAGCATCCTGTACGATCAGTTCATGGTCGACAACCTCATCTCAATGTTGACGGGACTCAGCGATTCCCAGGTCAGGGCTTTTAGACATACCAGCACACTTGCAG CAATGAAGCTGATGACCGCTCTGGTCAACGTAGCTCTGAACCTTAGCGTGAACTTGGACAACACTCAGCGCCAGCACGACGCAGAGAGAGCGAAACAGACCTCCAAGAGAGCCAGCGAAAGGATAGAGATGCTGCTGGCCAAGAGGCAGGAGATCCTGGAGAATACAGAGGAAGTACAACAGATGATGAATAACATCTTCAGAGGTATCTTCGTTCACAGATACAG AGATACTCAGCCAGAGATCCGAGCAATCTGCATGGGAGAGATCGGTCTCTGGATGAAAAACTACAGCGAAATGTTCCTCAGCGACAGCTACTTGAAGTACGTTGGATGGACTCTTCATGACAAA ATGGGTGAGGTACGTTTGAAGTGTCTGGAGGACTTGGAGGGGTTGTACTGCACCCCTGAGCTGGTAGCCAAACTAGAGCTCTTCACCAACAGGTTTAAGGACCGTATTGTCTCCATGACCCTGGATAAAGAGACGGATGTGGCCGTCAGAGCCATCAAAGTTTGCACCCTGGTCCTCAA GTTCAACGAAGACATCCTGACGGCAGAAGACTGCGAGAACGTCTACCAGCTGGTCTACGCGTCAAGTCGGGCCGTGGCCCAGGCCGCTGGGGACTTCTTAAACGAGCGGCTCTTCAAGAGGGAAGAGACGGAGGCCGACAAGATAAAGAGGACCAAAAGGAGGAGTCTAAACTCGCCTCTCATCCGAGATTTAGTCCAATTCTTCATCGAGAGCGAG TTACATGAACACGCCGCCTATTTGGTGGATGCTCTGTGGGACGTCAACGACATGGTCAAGGACTGGGACTGTATGACCGAGTTACTGCTGGAGGAACCGGGCAGAGGAGAAGAGG CACTCGATGACCGTCAGGAGACTGCCTTGATAGAGATTATGGTCAGCGCGGTCAGACAAGCGGCCAAAGGTCACCCTCCGGTCGGTAGAGGTCACAGCAAGAGG TTGCTGACCagtaaagagaaaaaacaagtgGTCGATGACCGGGTCAGGTTGACCGAACATTTCGTGGTTAAGATTCCAGAGCTATTGAGCAAG TATAATACAGATTACGAGAAAGTTGCCAACCTCCTGGAGATTCCACAGCATTTCCACGTGGAGGTCTACACCACCAGCCGATTGGAGAAACATCTCGACGCACTCCTGCTACAGATGAGGGATATTGTGGAGAAACACACAGAAACAGAG gtatTGGATGCTTGTGCAAAGACCTACGAGTGTCTGATGGGGAACCAATACAGTACCACACCGAGAACAGAAGTGGCCCGGAATACACTCATCGACAACCTCTGTGAGAAACTCAAAAGGAGCTGCGCGTTCTTCCAACAT AGTGGGAACCCAACGGAAGAAGAAGTCTACGCCCTATCGTCAAGCATGAAGAGGATTGTAGCATTTTACAG CTGCCACGACATGACCGCCTGGGAGATCTGGGGGTTATTATTTGCTTTGGTCAAGAGGACAGGAGAGAGAGGGGTGCTGCCGGACGTTATCTTTGGCCACGCCATAGCCTGCTGTCACTATGCAAACATGTGGATGTTGACAAGGCTAGACGAGACTGAACCTGATCAG AACGAGATGGGCAAACTGCATCACTTTGTGGGCGAGCTGATCAGGACCTGCTCCACCTTACTCCTGGACAGCAGTAACATCATCCGAGAGGAATCTTTCACCACCATCTGCGATCTGCTCGTCGCCTTCAGTCCCCAGTTAAACAAGAAACCCCCTCTCGCCGGCCTGATTGTGGACCCGAGCGAGAACCTCCAGGGGATGCTGGCAGATTTCATTCAGGAGCACGTCTTCATCGAAGATGACGACGAAG AGGATGAAGAGGATGCAGATGACTCTCACAAGATTGAAATTCTCCACAAGAGGAGGAACCTCCTCGCTTCTTTCTGCAAACTCATCGTCTTCAACATCATCGAGATGAAGAACGCCTCCGGAATCTTCAAACATTACATGAAG TTTTACAATGACTACGGTGACATTATTAAGACCACGTTGGCCAAGTCTAGAGAGATCAATAAGATCAGCTGTGCCAGGACATTAGGCCTCAGTCTTACCCAG CtttacaaagaaatgaaaaatgacgAAGGTTTCGACGAGAGCCGGACAGCCGCTCAACTAAACGCCATCAAAGAACTCGGACGCAGGTTCTCCTTGACCTTTGGCCTCGACCAGCTTAAAACCAGAGATGCAGTCGCAGCACTTCACAG ggAAGGTATCCAGTTCAGTTTAACGCCTATTGAAGACCCAGCCAACCCTGGGGGTCCTCCTCCAAACCTGGGCTACCTCGAAATATTGACTGAATTTAGTAGCAAGCTTCTTAAATTGGATAAAAAGACTGT CCTCCAGTATCTGGACAAGTCCACGGATAGCATGCTGGATAACGAGGGCGAGGCTTGGAGTCCTCTCTTGACCTACCGAAGCAGCCTGCTCCAGGGTGATACCTTGTCCGAGAGGTCCATGCCGATATCGGAGGCGTCCAAGGATAGCCGCAAGACCAGGAAGAAGAGGGGCGGTCTCAAGAGAAAGTTTGCCATGCAAGGAG CTGACGGGCAGTGGGTCGCCAAAGACCAACCAGAGGAGGGCGAACCGAGCAAGAAATTCCGAGAGGAGGACGCTTCATCAACTCAAGGATCGGAGAGAGAGTTTGA AGAAGCTAGTCAGGTTTCTTGGCTAAACAGCCAACGAAAAAAACGGAAAGCCCCTCCAGAGAGCTACGGCTCACGTAAAAGTGTTCGATTGAGCAAAACTAG ACCGCCTCCtcaagaagaagaggaagaatcAGAGGAGGATCATGAAGAGCAAGAGTTTGAGGGAGAAGGAGAAGCCATCCAGGCCCTG ACCAGCCAGTATAGCTCCACACCTCTGGAAACCCACGGAAGTGTCCCCATCTTCAGTCAGGGAAAGGGAAAATCCCTTCTGAAAAATGGGGCCGGCGATAGAATTCGCCCCTTGGACTTCTGGGAGGATGAGAAGGAGGGCAGTCCTTCCTCTCCTCGTAAGAGGAGGAACATGCGAAGACAACGAGGGCGCCCTAGTAAGCTTCCGTCATTCAAAGATTCCGAATCGCCCGTCATTAACGAAGCTTCTTCAGAT GAGGAAATGCAGATGGCAGCATTTTAA
- the LOC139975319 gene encoding cohesin subunit SA-1-like isoform X3: MQAEQTEEDPNVDAASRKRLASTDSSVIQPAKRGRRRKNKELEHELAQEPVTLFEIIRLGRVSVQSVVDDWIESYKANREEALINLVNFIIHSSGCKGTVTLEMYSQMEHSDIIRKMTEEFDEESGDYPLIMAGPIYKKFRSNFCEFVTLLVRQCQYSILYDQFMVDNLISMLTGLSDSQVRAFRHTSTLAAMKLMTALVNVALNLSVNLDNTQRQHDAERAKQTSKRASERIEMLLAKRQEILENTEEVQQMMNNIFRGIFVHRYRDTQPEIRAICMGEIGLWMKNYSEMFLSDSYLKYVGWTLHDKMGEVRLKCLEDLEGLYCTPELVAKLELFTNRFKDRIVSMTLDKETDVAVRAIKVCTLVLKFNEDILTAEDCENVYQLVYASSRAVAQAAGDFLNERLFKREETEADKIKRTKRRSLNSPLIRDLVQFFIESELHEHAAYLVDALWDVNDMVKDWDCMTELLLEEPGRGEEALDDRQETALIEIMVSAVRQAAKGHPPVGRGHSKRLLTSKEKKQVVDDRVRLTEHFVVKIPELLSKYNTDYEKVANLLEIPQHFHVEVYTTSRLEKHLDALLLQMRDIVEKHTETEVLDACAKTYECLMGNQYSTTPRTEVARNTLIDNLCEKLKRSCAFFQHSGNPTEEEVYALSSSMKRIVAFYSCHDMTAWEIWGLLFALVKRTGERGVLPDVIFGHAIACCHYANMWMLTRLDETEPDQNEMGKLHHFVGELIRTCSTLLLDSSNIIREESFTTICDLLVAFSPQLNKKPPLAGLIVDPSENLQGMLADFIQEHVFIEDDDEEDEEDADDSHKIEILHKRRNLLASFCKLIVFNIIEMKNASGIFKHYMKFYNDYGDIIKTTLAKSREINKISCARTLGLSLTQLYKEMKNDEGFDESRTAAQLNAIKELGRRFSLTFGLDQLKTRDAVAALHREGIQFSLTPIEDPANPGGPPPNLGYLEILTEFSSKLLKLDKKTVLQYLDKSTDSMLDNEGEAWSPLLTYRSSLLQGDTLSERSMPISEASKDSRKTRKKRGGLKRKFAMQGADGQWVAKDQPEEGEPSKKFREEDASSTQGSEREFEEASQVSWLNSQRKKRKAPPESYGSRKSVRLSKTRPPPQEEEEESEEDHEEQEFEGEGEAIQALEEMQMAAF, from the exons ATGCA AGCCGAGCAAACCGAGGAAGACCCAAACGTGGATGCAGCGAGTCGTAAGCGTCTGGCAAGCACAGACAGCAGTGTTATTCAG CCTGCTAAACGAGGTAGGAGGAGAAAGAACAAGGAACTCGAGCATGAATTGGCTCAGGAACCGGTGACCTTGTTTGAGATCATTCGTCTCGGTCGAGTATCTGTTCAG AGTGTCGTTGACGATTGGATCGAGTCCTACAAGGCGAATCGGGAAGAAGCCCTCATCAACCTGGTTAACTTCATCATCCATAGCTCGGGATGTAAGGGCACCGTTACCTTGGAGATGTACTCGCAGATGGAACATAGCGACATCATCAGGAAGATGACAGAGGAATTTGATGAG GAGAGTGGAGACTATCCTCTCATCATGGCTGGTCCCATCTACAAGAAATTCCGTTCAAATTTCTGCGAGTTTGTGACTCTCCTCGTGAGGCAATGCCAGTACAGCATCCTGTACGATCAGTTCATGGTCGACAACCTCATCTCAATGTTGACGGGACTCAGCGATTCCCAGGTCAGGGCTTTTAGACATACCAGCACACTTGCAG CAATGAAGCTGATGACCGCTCTGGTCAACGTAGCTCTGAACCTTAGCGTGAACTTGGACAACACTCAGCGCCAGCACGACGCAGAGAGAGCGAAACAGACCTCCAAGAGAGCCAGCGAAAGGATAGAGATGCTGCTGGCCAAGAGGCAGGAGATCCTGGAGAATACAGAGGAAGTACAACAGATGATGAATAACATCTTCAGAGGTATCTTCGTTCACAGATACAG AGATACTCAGCCAGAGATCCGAGCAATCTGCATGGGAGAGATCGGTCTCTGGATGAAAAACTACAGCGAAATGTTCCTCAGCGACAGCTACTTGAAGTACGTTGGATGGACTCTTCATGACAAA ATGGGTGAGGTACGTTTGAAGTGTCTGGAGGACTTGGAGGGGTTGTACTGCACCCCTGAGCTGGTAGCCAAACTAGAGCTCTTCACCAACAGGTTTAAGGACCGTATTGTCTCCATGACCCTGGATAAAGAGACGGATGTGGCCGTCAGAGCCATCAAAGTTTGCACCCTGGTCCTCAA GTTCAACGAAGACATCCTGACGGCAGAAGACTGCGAGAACGTCTACCAGCTGGTCTACGCGTCAAGTCGGGCCGTGGCCCAGGCCGCTGGGGACTTCTTAAACGAGCGGCTCTTCAAGAGGGAAGAGACGGAGGCCGACAAGATAAAGAGGACCAAAAGGAGGAGTCTAAACTCGCCTCTCATCCGAGATTTAGTCCAATTCTTCATCGAGAGCGAG TTACATGAACACGCCGCCTATTTGGTGGATGCTCTGTGGGACGTCAACGACATGGTCAAGGACTGGGACTGTATGACCGAGTTACTGCTGGAGGAACCGGGCAGAGGAGAAGAGG CACTCGATGACCGTCAGGAGACTGCCTTGATAGAGATTATGGTCAGCGCGGTCAGACAAGCGGCCAAAGGTCACCCTCCGGTCGGTAGAGGTCACAGCAAGAGG TTGCTGACCagtaaagagaaaaaacaagtgGTCGATGACCGGGTCAGGTTGACCGAACATTTCGTGGTTAAGATTCCAGAGCTATTGAGCAAG TATAATACAGATTACGAGAAAGTTGCCAACCTCCTGGAGATTCCACAGCATTTCCACGTGGAGGTCTACACCACCAGCCGATTGGAGAAACATCTCGACGCACTCCTGCTACAGATGAGGGATATTGTGGAGAAACACACAGAAACAGAG gtatTGGATGCTTGTGCAAAGACCTACGAGTGTCTGATGGGGAACCAATACAGTACCACACCGAGAACAGAAGTGGCCCGGAATACACTCATCGACAACCTCTGTGAGAAACTCAAAAGGAGCTGCGCGTTCTTCCAACAT AGTGGGAACCCAACGGAAGAAGAAGTCTACGCCCTATCGTCAAGCATGAAGAGGATTGTAGCATTTTACAG CTGCCACGACATGACCGCCTGGGAGATCTGGGGGTTATTATTTGCTTTGGTCAAGAGGACAGGAGAGAGAGGGGTGCTGCCGGACGTTATCTTTGGCCACGCCATAGCCTGCTGTCACTATGCAAACATGTGGATGTTGACAAGGCTAGACGAGACTGAACCTGATCAG AACGAGATGGGCAAACTGCATCACTTTGTGGGCGAGCTGATCAGGACCTGCTCCACCTTACTCCTGGACAGCAGTAACATCATCCGAGAGGAATCTTTCACCACCATCTGCGATCTGCTCGTCGCCTTCAGTCCCCAGTTAAACAAGAAACCCCCTCTCGCCGGCCTGATTGTGGACCCGAGCGAGAACCTCCAGGGGATGCTGGCAGATTTCATTCAGGAGCACGTCTTCATCGAAGATGACGACGAAG AGGATGAAGAGGATGCAGATGACTCTCACAAGATTGAAATTCTCCACAAGAGGAGGAACCTCCTCGCTTCTTTCTGCAAACTCATCGTCTTCAACATCATCGAGATGAAGAACGCCTCCGGAATCTTCAAACATTACATGAAG TTTTACAATGACTACGGTGACATTATTAAGACCACGTTGGCCAAGTCTAGAGAGATCAATAAGATCAGCTGTGCCAGGACATTAGGCCTCAGTCTTACCCAG CtttacaaagaaatgaaaaatgacgAAGGTTTCGACGAGAGCCGGACAGCCGCTCAACTAAACGCCATCAAAGAACTCGGACGCAGGTTCTCCTTGACCTTTGGCCTCGACCAGCTTAAAACCAGAGATGCAGTCGCAGCACTTCACAG ggAAGGTATCCAGTTCAGTTTAACGCCTATTGAAGACCCAGCCAACCCTGGGGGTCCTCCTCCAAACCTGGGCTACCTCGAAATATTGACTGAATTTAGTAGCAAGCTTCTTAAATTGGATAAAAAGACTGT CCTCCAGTATCTGGACAAGTCCACGGATAGCATGCTGGATAACGAGGGCGAGGCTTGGAGTCCTCTCTTGACCTACCGAAGCAGCCTGCTCCAGGGTGATACCTTGTCCGAGAGGTCCATGCCGATATCGGAGGCGTCCAAGGATAGCCGCAAGACCAGGAAGAAGAGGGGCGGTCTCAAGAGAAAGTTTGCCATGCAAGGAG CTGACGGGCAGTGGGTCGCCAAAGACCAACCAGAGGAGGGCGAACCGAGCAAGAAATTCCGAGAGGAGGACGCTTCATCAACTCAAGGATCGGAGAGAGAGTTTGA AGAAGCTAGTCAGGTTTCTTGGCTAAACAGCCAACGAAAAAAACGGAAAGCCCCTCCAGAGAGCTACGGCTCACGTAAAAGTGTTCGATTGAGCAAAACTAG ACCGCCTCCtcaagaagaagaggaagaatcAGAGGAGGATCATGAAGAGCAAGAGTTTGAGGGAGAAGGAGAAGCCATCCAGGCCCTG GAGGAAATGCAGATGGCAGCATTTTAA
- the LOC139975319 gene encoding cohesin subunit SA-1-like isoform X2, protein MQAEQTEEDPNVDAASRKRLASTDSSVIQPAKRGRRRKNKELEHELAQEPVTLFEIIRLGRVSVQSVVDDWIESYKANREEALINLVNFIIHSSGCKGTVTLEMYSQMEHSDIIRKMTEEFDEESGDYPLIMAGPIYKKFRSNFCEFVTLLVRQCQYSILYDQFMVDNLISMLTGLSDSQVRAFRHTSTLAAMKLMTALVNVALNLSVNLDNTQRQHDAERAKQTSKRASERIEMLLAKRQEILENTEEVQQMMNNIFRGIFVHRYRDTQPEIRAICMGEIGLWMKNYSEMFLSDSYLKYVGWTLHDKMGEVRLKCLEDLEGLYCTPELVAKLELFTNRFKDRIVSMTLDKETDVAVRAIKVCTLVLKFNEDILTAEDCENVYQLVYASSRAVAQAAGDFLNERLFKREETEADKIKRTKRRSLNSPLIRDLVQFFIESELHEHAAYLVDALWDVNDMVKDWDCMTELLLEEPGRGEEALDDRQETALIEIMVSAVRQAAKGHPPVGRGHSKRLLTSKEKKQVVDDRVRLTEHFVVKIPELLSKYNTDYEKVANLLEIPQHFHVEVYTTSRLEKHLDALLLQMRDIVEKHTETEVLDACAKTYECLMGNQYSTTPRTEVARNTLIDNLCEKLKRSCAFFQHSGNPTEEEVYALSSSMKRIVAFYSCHDMTAWEIWGLLFALVKRTGERGVLPDVIFGHAIACCHYANMWMLTRLDETEPDQNEMGKLHHFVGELIRTCSTLLLDSSNIIREESFTTICDLLVAFSPQLNKKPPLAGLIVDPSENLQGMLADFIQEHVFIEDDDEEDEEDADDSHKIEILHKRRNLLASFCKLIVFNIIEMKNASGIFKHYMKFYNDYGDIIKTTLAKSREINKISCARTLGLSLTQLYKEMKNDEGFDESRTAAQLNAIKELGRRFSLTFGLDQLKTRDAVAALHREGIQFSLTPIEDPANPGGPPPNLGYLEILTEFSSKLLKLDKKTVLQYLDKSTDSMLDNEGEAWSPLLTYRSSLLQGDTLSERSMPISEASKDSRKTRKKRGGLKRKFAMQGADGQWVAKDQPEEGEPSKKFREEDASSTQGSEREFEPPPQEEEEESEEDHEEQEFEGEGEAIQALTSQYSSTPLETHGSVPIFSQGKGKSLLKNGAGDRIRPLDFWEDEKEGSPSSPRKRRNMRRQRGRPSKLPSFKDSESPVINEASSDEEMQMAAF, encoded by the exons ATGCA AGCCGAGCAAACCGAGGAAGACCCAAACGTGGATGCAGCGAGTCGTAAGCGTCTGGCAAGCACAGACAGCAGTGTTATTCAG CCTGCTAAACGAGGTAGGAGGAGAAAGAACAAGGAACTCGAGCATGAATTGGCTCAGGAACCGGTGACCTTGTTTGAGATCATTCGTCTCGGTCGAGTATCTGTTCAG AGTGTCGTTGACGATTGGATCGAGTCCTACAAGGCGAATCGGGAAGAAGCCCTCATCAACCTGGTTAACTTCATCATCCATAGCTCGGGATGTAAGGGCACCGTTACCTTGGAGATGTACTCGCAGATGGAACATAGCGACATCATCAGGAAGATGACAGAGGAATTTGATGAG GAGAGTGGAGACTATCCTCTCATCATGGCTGGTCCCATCTACAAGAAATTCCGTTCAAATTTCTGCGAGTTTGTGACTCTCCTCGTGAGGCAATGCCAGTACAGCATCCTGTACGATCAGTTCATGGTCGACAACCTCATCTCAATGTTGACGGGACTCAGCGATTCCCAGGTCAGGGCTTTTAGACATACCAGCACACTTGCAG CAATGAAGCTGATGACCGCTCTGGTCAACGTAGCTCTGAACCTTAGCGTGAACTTGGACAACACTCAGCGCCAGCACGACGCAGAGAGAGCGAAACAGACCTCCAAGAGAGCCAGCGAAAGGATAGAGATGCTGCTGGCCAAGAGGCAGGAGATCCTGGAGAATACAGAGGAAGTACAACAGATGATGAATAACATCTTCAGAGGTATCTTCGTTCACAGATACAG AGATACTCAGCCAGAGATCCGAGCAATCTGCATGGGAGAGATCGGTCTCTGGATGAAAAACTACAGCGAAATGTTCCTCAGCGACAGCTACTTGAAGTACGTTGGATGGACTCTTCATGACAAA ATGGGTGAGGTACGTTTGAAGTGTCTGGAGGACTTGGAGGGGTTGTACTGCACCCCTGAGCTGGTAGCCAAACTAGAGCTCTTCACCAACAGGTTTAAGGACCGTATTGTCTCCATGACCCTGGATAAAGAGACGGATGTGGCCGTCAGAGCCATCAAAGTTTGCACCCTGGTCCTCAA GTTCAACGAAGACATCCTGACGGCAGAAGACTGCGAGAACGTCTACCAGCTGGTCTACGCGTCAAGTCGGGCCGTGGCCCAGGCCGCTGGGGACTTCTTAAACGAGCGGCTCTTCAAGAGGGAAGAGACGGAGGCCGACAAGATAAAGAGGACCAAAAGGAGGAGTCTAAACTCGCCTCTCATCCGAGATTTAGTCCAATTCTTCATCGAGAGCGAG TTACATGAACACGCCGCCTATTTGGTGGATGCTCTGTGGGACGTCAACGACATGGTCAAGGACTGGGACTGTATGACCGAGTTACTGCTGGAGGAACCGGGCAGAGGAGAAGAGG CACTCGATGACCGTCAGGAGACTGCCTTGATAGAGATTATGGTCAGCGCGGTCAGACAAGCGGCCAAAGGTCACCCTCCGGTCGGTAGAGGTCACAGCAAGAGG TTGCTGACCagtaaagagaaaaaacaagtgGTCGATGACCGGGTCAGGTTGACCGAACATTTCGTGGTTAAGATTCCAGAGCTATTGAGCAAG TATAATACAGATTACGAGAAAGTTGCCAACCTCCTGGAGATTCCACAGCATTTCCACGTGGAGGTCTACACCACCAGCCGATTGGAGAAACATCTCGACGCACTCCTGCTACAGATGAGGGATATTGTGGAGAAACACACAGAAACAGAG gtatTGGATGCTTGTGCAAAGACCTACGAGTGTCTGATGGGGAACCAATACAGTACCACACCGAGAACAGAAGTGGCCCGGAATACACTCATCGACAACCTCTGTGAGAAACTCAAAAGGAGCTGCGCGTTCTTCCAACAT AGTGGGAACCCAACGGAAGAAGAAGTCTACGCCCTATCGTCAAGCATGAAGAGGATTGTAGCATTTTACAG CTGCCACGACATGACCGCCTGGGAGATCTGGGGGTTATTATTTGCTTTGGTCAAGAGGACAGGAGAGAGAGGGGTGCTGCCGGACGTTATCTTTGGCCACGCCATAGCCTGCTGTCACTATGCAAACATGTGGATGTTGACAAGGCTAGACGAGACTGAACCTGATCAG AACGAGATGGGCAAACTGCATCACTTTGTGGGCGAGCTGATCAGGACCTGCTCCACCTTACTCCTGGACAGCAGTAACATCATCCGAGAGGAATCTTTCACCACCATCTGCGATCTGCTCGTCGCCTTCAGTCCCCAGTTAAACAAGAAACCCCCTCTCGCCGGCCTGATTGTGGACCCGAGCGAGAACCTCCAGGGGATGCTGGCAGATTTCATTCAGGAGCACGTCTTCATCGAAGATGACGACGAAG AGGATGAAGAGGATGCAGATGACTCTCACAAGATTGAAATTCTCCACAAGAGGAGGAACCTCCTCGCTTCTTTCTGCAAACTCATCGTCTTCAACATCATCGAGATGAAGAACGCCTCCGGAATCTTCAAACATTACATGAAG TTTTACAATGACTACGGTGACATTATTAAGACCACGTTGGCCAAGTCTAGAGAGATCAATAAGATCAGCTGTGCCAGGACATTAGGCCTCAGTCTTACCCAG CtttacaaagaaatgaaaaatgacgAAGGTTTCGACGAGAGCCGGACAGCCGCTCAACTAAACGCCATCAAAGAACTCGGACGCAGGTTCTCCTTGACCTTTGGCCTCGACCAGCTTAAAACCAGAGATGCAGTCGCAGCACTTCACAG ggAAGGTATCCAGTTCAGTTTAACGCCTATTGAAGACCCAGCCAACCCTGGGGGTCCTCCTCCAAACCTGGGCTACCTCGAAATATTGACTGAATTTAGTAGCAAGCTTCTTAAATTGGATAAAAAGACTGT CCTCCAGTATCTGGACAAGTCCACGGATAGCATGCTGGATAACGAGGGCGAGGCTTGGAGTCCTCTCTTGACCTACCGAAGCAGCCTGCTCCAGGGTGATACCTTGTCCGAGAGGTCCATGCCGATATCGGAGGCGTCCAAGGATAGCCGCAAGACCAGGAAGAAGAGGGGCGGTCTCAAGAGAAAGTTTGCCATGCAAGGAG CTGACGGGCAGTGGGTCGCCAAAGACCAACCAGAGGAGGGCGAACCGAGCAAGAAATTCCGAGAGGAGGACGCTTCATCAACTCAAGGATCGGAGAGAGAGTTTGA ACCGCCTCCtcaagaagaagaggaagaatcAGAGGAGGATCATGAAGAGCAAGAGTTTGAGGGAGAAGGAGAAGCCATCCAGGCCCTG ACCAGCCAGTATAGCTCCACACCTCTGGAAACCCACGGAAGTGTCCCCATCTTCAGTCAGGGAAAGGGAAAATCCCTTCTGAAAAATGGGGCCGGCGATAGAATTCGCCCCTTGGACTTCTGGGAGGATGAGAAGGAGGGCAGTCCTTCCTCTCCTCGTAAGAGGAGGAACATGCGAAGACAACGAGGGCGCCCTAGTAAGCTTCCGTCATTCAAAGATTCCGAATCGCCCGTCATTAACGAAGCTTCTTCAGAT GAGGAAATGCAGATGGCAGCATTTTAA